AATGTACAATTACTATTGGGAAGACCCAAACCATCCATTTCGAACCCCTTTTGACTTGGAATATTTCCATGTACAATCTCTAGAGGCTGCATACCCCTTTCACTGCTTCCCTTCTTGCTCCTATAGCAAACTGATTCACCGAAGCTGGACCTGTATTCAGAGCTTATGCATATGATTGCCTCACCACTGTGCCTGGACTCAGGTCTTTTTGTTTCAGACCCATATTGTTGTTCTCATGAGCAGAtaaattttgtttactttttgcCAATGACCCATCTCCATGATTGTGAGGAAAGATCAACGAACTTCTGCAACTCGACATCAAATTTCTCCCAACCCATGCCTTTATATCCTTATAGAATGACTAGAATCCCCCTCCGACCTCCTTCACTATATTCAGTTACAAATAAGAATCCACCGTGTATGTTGGAGCATCGTTGAGCCACGAAAGCTCTATTTCCTCCACGCACGTGCTTGATGAATTCCAATTGTCTTTCCACCTGAAACATAGATTCCACTATATCCACCAACCACCCTATACCTGTACATCCCCTAACTAGAGACTTGCAAGCCCTTCTACTCTTCTccataatttttattgaggaCCTCCATTTCTCTAGTGAAAATTCGAGAGTCTTGGATTCCACCCAAAAGCGTACAAACTGACCCATAATGACGTGAACACAGTGAAATAGAGAACTATTTCAGACAATCATCATCTTAATAGTCATTTGTGCACTCATTTCACTGGAGCAACGAACCATTGGAACAACCTTGTAGGTTTTAGATTCCTAGCGATCTACTCCCAACGACTATTAGAGAGCTTTGATTAAGTGAGACTGTAGATATACTCCAATGATGCAAGAAACACCAAATCTAAGATTTTTCTCCTCCAAATATGTGCTAACGAAGCCAAATGGAAGGCTTTCTGATAAAATCCCTCTCGCCAGAGGGAGGGCTGTCGCTGGAGTGTCCTTAAAGGTGTCGCTGGAGCTCGTCGGCCTTGTTTGTGATGGAAGCATAAGCTCACACAAGATATGCATCGACGAAACCAAATGGAAGGCTTCCTAAGAGGATCCCAATCGCCAGAGCTTGTCAGTCTTTTCTGTGGCGATGGCAGAGCCACAGGTTTGACAGCACCTAGCAGATctcgtttctctctctcatcattaattttgtcatttttaatCATACTTACTAAGATATCGTTTTAAACAATTGTTTATTTGagtgattaatatataaaaccaCCTATATAATGCAACACGTATGCAATGTTATaacatcaaaaataaaacatagatttattatattatcaagctGGTCtaatatcacttaaatgataagattttatttataagtatagagtatattatttatatcatttaaatgataagattttaattataaaatttattttttaaatcaaattatattatattaacaaCTTAGATGTCCTCTACATAcgaatttgaaaataatatttttattaaaagtatcatttctctGCGGACAAATATTACGGATGGTGAAAATCTCGGGCCACTTTCATTTCGGGTCCAAATTGAAAGGTAAAGTTTTTCTAGTCTCACTTTATCCACCGGCTGCAGTGAAAACGCAACTTCCCCCAATACCTACTACCTACCGCCTTAGATTGCAACGacacagaaaaagaaagagaagtgagtgagagagatagagagcgACCGGGAGAGTGGGAGACAGTTCCACCAAGGCTGTCTTGAGTGAGAGCCAGCTCTGAGTTTTGGGGTTTCCCAATATTTCCCAACTTGGACTTGCCACAATCCGATCGACATTGGGCAAAAATGTGCGTTTTCTCCGATTCTTAATCCCAAACCTTAAAAACCTTCGATTTTAGCCCCGCGCTTCTTCATGGCTCCGAAATCTTCAGGCATGTTTCTTCGACCCTCTATTTCTCCGTCTGATTAGCTTCTTTTTTCACTAGCTTATGTATGTCTGATTTTCTGGTTGGTATCCGAGAAACTGCGGGAGAGGGCAGGGGTAATCTTAATACGAGTTTcaggttttctttttatttaactgattttatgtttttctcgTTTACTGGAGCGCAATCCGACTATTTGGGTTTGttgatatgtattttttctttcagtttttgAGGTGTTCTGAAATTGTTGGGTTTCTTGgcgttttcttttattttccttcgtTTTATTGACTACCAAACGCAGCGTGAATGTAATGTGAACCGCACATGCATTGGTCAGCTTCGTCTTTTTCCATGCTCTTTGCGTTATGCTTTCCGAACACGACCATTTAAGTCGTGTTAGTTTTCCTCGCTATGGAGTTTTTCTTAAGCTGATACTCTATTTTGTCAGTATATTTCTCATGCTTTCTGATTCGTTTCCtggaaaatataacttatatatcATATTCTATGCTGATTTGTTTGAATAGAAAAGCTTACCTAGAATCGTCTTGTTAGACCTCAATATTGGGTGCTTGTTTTGATGtgttttgaacttttgattGTGGATGTGTATTTATATTCACCGTTCAATAAGCTTAGTATTAAAAGGAACAAATGGAAACTGGCATGCATTTGTTTTCCGGTCCAAGTAAGCAAAGATGGTTTTGGAACCCATTTTGGGTTGAATTTGCTCATGCGGTAAAGCTAGTTACATGGAATATTTCCCAAGTTTGGCACACTCCGTCTGTAGCTTGATAATGTGATGATTTTTGAGATAGTTACGCTGTAAATATTTGAGTAGTTCTGTAGCTCTATCTCTTAAGTAAAATGTATGTGACCTCTCTGGAAATTCTTAACCCAACTCCTTAGCGGCCATTGTTAATTATTTGCCTTACTATATTGATTGCATTCCTGATGGTGTGAAATCTAATTTTCTTACATTGGGCCTAATGCAGGTGTTGCTGCATTTGTCTGAGTTATCTCTGGTTTTTAACCAGCTGACTCAGGTTTTTGTCATAGCAAAGGGCTAGTGGAACCATGGACTTTTTCCAGACTTTTGGTCATCTTAAGGGTAAGTTATATTCCGTGATTTGTGCTGTCTTAATAGCCTTGCCTTTTCTTGATAGGATGATGCAAAAGATGTCACTGAAGGTGTTGTCTTGACCCTACAAAAGATGAACTATTCGAtgataattttccttttttgattgTCTAGAGTTACTCTGTGGTGTGACATTGGTGTTTCATTATTGCAATGCTGTTTGGACCCTGAGACTCTTAGGTATCTATTTAGATTATTCCCTTGCTTTCACCTTTTTCACGAGGACCATCCTTAAGTCTGCAATATCTGGGCAGAGTGTATGTTACTAGCATGTTAACTACTTTGAAAGAGTTATGGCTTTGCAGTTTATGCCTTTTTTctcattccttttattttcatgttatctTTGCTGCTCACAATTGCTGTTCAACTATTTTGAATTTGGAACCTGACCTTACGTAAGTGTGAACTTTCTAAGGTCTATTTTTTAAGCAAGTAATTGTTAGATGTTGAAATTACAACAACGCCGAAGGTCTAATTCTTATCTTCTTGCAAATCTGGAATTTGTAGCACAATTCTCATATGTTGCGATCAAATGTTGTTTAGACAATCTGAAAAGCCTTTTCTTTTGggtggagggagggagggagcaGAGGATATGCATATTAGAAACACATGGAGGGGGTACTAAAATCGCCATGCGCATGAATGATTCCATTTTAGAGAGTGATGATGGGTGTGTGAGTTACGGAGGGAGGGATTTCGGTTCACCCGACCCAAATGCACACATTTTATTCATGCTCTTTTTGCCCCTCGccaagaaattatattctataGGTATGGCTCTTGGACCAGTTTGAATTTGATGTCTATGAAGATCTTAATGTGGTGAGGTCACTATGGGAGTATGGTGTGGAACGCATGGCTGTGAGTATGACACACtggattttttaaaactttttttaaggGAGAAATATTGAAGGTGAAGGGCATGAGAATCGTGGAATGAACTTGAAATATTGTGCTCAGTTGGGTCTGGAGTTGGatagctttttttatttttatttgtatattaCATGGAACCTCACCCAGGTAGGATGGGCAGTTTGACAATGAGTTGGAGGGAGTGGCTTGGGGAAAAATGTGAGGAGTAATTCCATCCATTTTTGTTATTCTCACCTTTTTTTcttgacaataaaaaaaaaaaaaaaatcttattttgtcAAATTTATAAGTCTAAAATTGCCAATTTACAGATATTCATTGACAGAATCCTTTAATATGGACTGAAGtgtattttaaaaatgtgaGGGAGATCAATGGATTTTCGCCTAAATCCAAGGGGTGTATTTTATCCTTGaatcttgaaataataataacataaaaagcAATGAAGAAGCTTCTTGACATGTTTCAACCTATAAGTAGATGAAGGGCATGCTTGGACAAGTTGGACTGGAAATAGATGGCAATATTAGGTTTGAGCATGTGTTTGTTCATTGTcatgtattattttctttcacaaAAGAAATTACTTGTTTCATTGCTAAAGGCTGGCTTATATATGGTTGCAGGTTCTTTGCGCAATCAGTTACTATTATTCATCATTTGGTTATACAGTTTTCAAGAATTAGTGGCCTTGCAGATGCTGCTTGCACCTACTCATACTTCTTCCATGTCAGAGCTAGCTAATCCCCCTACTACTGGACTGTTTGATCCCATAGAAATATCTCCCGCTGTCATTCCCCATTACCCAAATCCCAGTGAACCTTTGCCGCCTATGTACCCAACCTTTCCTACCAGATACAAGCCAGTTCTAACAGGAAAATGTCCCGTAAACTTCACTCTTATATCAAGTCTCATGGAAAAAACAGCATCTGATTGTTCTCAACCATTGGCGGCACTTGTAGGAAATGTAATATGTTGTCCACAGTTTAGTAGTTTACTCCACAACTTCCGGGGCTTCTACAGTATCAACTCTGATAAGTTGGTTTTGCAAGATGCTGTTGCTAATAATTGTTTTACAGACATCATTAATATCTTAGCTAGTAGAGGGGCAAGCAGTACGTTACCTACACTTTGCTCCGTTAAATCATCGAGTCTTACAGGAGGGTCTTGTCCAGTGAAGGATCTTTTTTCCTTTGAGAAAACAGTGAACACAAGCAAATTACTGGAGGCCTGCGGCACTATAGATCCTCTTAAAGAATGTTGTAGACCGGTTTGCCAACCTGCAATTATGGATGCTGCTCTTCAGATATCAGGAAGGCAATTGACACTCAATGAGAATAAGAATATAGTGGGTGAGCCTTCTCCAAATGATTCTCTTAATGATTGCAAAGGAGTGGTTTATTCCTATCTTTCAAGGAAACTTCCGTCAGATGCTGCAAATACTGTGTTTCGAATATTATCTGCCTGTAAAGCCAACAAAGGTAGTGAGTTATAGTATTTCctatgttttttatatataaatggctATGGTGGTTGTCTGTAAGTGTATAGGAACGTTATTAGGTAGCAGATGTATTCGGTTGTCCAGTTCTAACATTGTAAGGCATCCTTCAGGTGAATGAATAACACCAGTCATAAATGTAACGGGAGGAAAGGTGTAGGCATTCTGTTATAAGCTTAGATAGTTTATTGTATCGGTTCACCTTCTTCCTTGCTTGTCACATGGATTCATCATTCTTGAAGATTCttgtttcaatttatttgtttgttttttatatcatttttttccaaatatatCCAGAAGGAAACAATGAATAATGGACAGCCAAAAGATGTAACTATTGAACATCTTATTCATTTTCAGTTTAGCATCTTATTCATTTTCCTCTTAAACAAACGTTGCATATtggaattttatatttcattttattttaatcactatgttattattattgaatgtTGACTGGTCACTAATGGGAGGTACCCACACTCATGCATATGTAGCTTTTAACCACAATCAAGAACTAGCACGCATGAGATTTAAAACTTCAGGTTGTTGTTTTAGAGCAGAAGCAAATAGTATCAAGATTAATGTTACCTGGCTTTCTGAAAGAAATATGACcagcttttcattttttcatctcTATTTGTGTGTGTTTGATATAATTCAAATGTAGTATTTGTTTTTGCGGTTGGTTTGCTGTcccactatatatatgttttatgaaTTGTCGGTGCCATTTAACTCCTAAATGAAATTAACATTACTTGTGCAGTGTGTCCTTTAAGTTTT
Above is a genomic segment from Juglans microcarpa x Juglans regia isolate MS1-56 chromosome 1D, Jm3101_v1.0, whole genome shotgun sequence containing:
- the LOC121266637 gene encoding uncharacterized GPI-anchored protein At1g61900-like isoform X3 — protein: MAPKSSGSLRNQLLLFIIWLYSFQELVALQMLLAPTHTSSMSELANPPTTGLFDPIEISPAVIPHYPNPSEPLPPMYPTFPTRYKPVLTGKCPVNFTLISSLMEKTASDCSQPLAALVGNVICCPQFSSLLHNFRGFYSINSDKLVLQDAVANNCFTDIINILASRGASSTLPTLCSVKSSSLTGGSCPVKDLFSFEKTVNTSKLLEACGTIDPLKECCRPVCQPAIMDAALQISGRQLTLNENKNIVGEPSPNDSLNDCKGVVYSYLSRKLPSDAANTVFRILSACKANKVCPLSFKEPSEVIVACRNVAAPSPSCCSSLNTYIAGVQKQMLITNRQAIICATVFGSMLRKGGIMENIYELCDVDLKDFSIQVYGQQGCLLRSLPADVLFDNATGISFTCDLSDNIAAPWPSSSSISSVSLCAPEMSLHTLPTSEALKNSGCGGGELELLVPIISLFIFSTLLY
- the LOC121266637 gene encoding uncharacterized GPI-anchored protein At1g61900-like isoform X4 — encoded protein: MDFFQTFGHLKGSLRNQLLLFIIWLYSFQELVALQMLLAPTHTSSMSELANPPTTGLFDPIEISPAVIPHYPNPSEPLPPMYPTFPTRYKPVLTGKCPVNFTLISSLMEKTASDCSQPLAALVGNVICCPQFSSLLHNFRGFYSINSDKLVLQDAVANNCFTDIINILASRGASSTLPTLCSVKSSSLTGGSCPVKDLFSFEKTVNTSKLLEACGTIDPLKECCRPVCQPAIMDAALQISGRQLTLNENKNIVGEPSPNDSLNDCKGVVYSYLSRKLPSDAANTVFRILSACKANKVCPLSFKEPSEVIVACRNVAAPSPSCCSSLNTYIAGVQKQMLITNRQAIICATVFGSMLRKVYGQQGCLLRSLPADVLFDNATGISFTCDLSDNIAAPWPSSSSISSVSLCAPEMSLHTLPTSEALKNSGCGGGELELLVPIISLFIFSTLLY
- the LOC121266637 gene encoding uncharacterized GPI-anchored protein At1g61900-like isoform X1 codes for the protein MDFFQTFGHLKGSLRNQLLLFIIWLYSFQELVALQMLLAPTHTSSMSELANPPTTGLFDPIEISPAVIPHYPNPSEPLPPMYPTFPTRYKPVLTGKCPVNFTLISSLMEKTASDCSQPLAALVGNVICCPQFSSLLHNFRGFYSINSDKLVLQDAVANNCFTDIINILASRGASSTLPTLCSVKSSSLTGGSCPVKDLFSFEKTVNTSKLLEACGTIDPLKECCRPVCQPAIMDAALQISGRQLTLNENKNIVGEPSPNDSLNDCKGVVYSYLSRKLPSDAANTVFRILSACKANKVCPLSFKEPSEVIVACRNVAAPSPSCCSSLNTYIAGVQKQMLITNRQAIICATVFGSMLRKGGIMENIYELCDVDLKDFSIQVYGQQGCLLRSLPADVLFDNATGISFTCDLSDNIAAPWPSSSSISSVSLCAPEMSLHTLPTSEALKNSGCGGGELELLVPIISLFIFSTLLY
- the LOC121266637 gene encoding uncharacterized GPI-anchored protein At1g61900-like isoform X2, whose product is MGVWCGTHGCSLRNQLLLFIIWLYSFQELVALQMLLAPTHTSSMSELANPPTTGLFDPIEISPAVIPHYPNPSEPLPPMYPTFPTRYKPVLTGKCPVNFTLISSLMEKTASDCSQPLAALVGNVICCPQFSSLLHNFRGFYSINSDKLVLQDAVANNCFTDIINILASRGASSTLPTLCSVKSSSLTGGSCPVKDLFSFEKTVNTSKLLEACGTIDPLKECCRPVCQPAIMDAALQISGRQLTLNENKNIVGEPSPNDSLNDCKGVVYSYLSRKLPSDAANTVFRILSACKANKVCPLSFKEPSEVIVACRNVAAPSPSCCSSLNTYIAGVQKQMLITNRQAIICATVFGSMLRKGGIMENIYELCDVDLKDFSIQVYGQQGCLLRSLPADVLFDNATGISFTCDLSDNIAAPWPSSSSISSVSLCAPEMSLHTLPTSEALKNSGCGGGELELLVPIISLFIFSTLLY